One Panicum virgatum strain AP13 chromosome 9K, P.virgatum_v5, whole genome shotgun sequence genomic region harbors:
- the LOC120649640 gene encoding CASP-like protein 5C1, translating to MENGDGSVAGAGAVGSAGSLGLRVGQAVFSSASLLFMSVGVEFFSYTAFCFLITIMGLVIPWSCTLAMIDVYSVFVGCPLRVPGVMVIVVVGDWVLSILSFAAACSSAAVIDLLLQFHGSQCSPRFCGRYQLSAMMAFLSWFLTAASAIFNFWFVASL from the exons ATGGAGAACGGGGACGGGTCGGTAGCAGGGGCGGGCGCCGTCGGCAGCGCCGGCAGCCTCGGCCTCCGCGTCGGGCAGGCCGTCTTCTCGTCGGCGTCCCTGCTGTTCATGTCCGTCGGCGTCGAGTTCTTCAGCTACACCGCCTTCTG CTTCCTGATCACGATCATGGGCCTGGTCATCCCCTGGAGCTGCACGCTGGCCATGATCGACGTGTACTCCGTCTTCGTGGGATGCCCTCTCCGCGTGCCGGGCGTCATGGTCATCGTCGTGGTTGGAGACTGG GTCCTGTCGATCCTCTCGTTCGCAGCAGCCTGCTCGAGCGCCGCAGTGATCGACCTCCTCCTCCAGTTCCACGGATCCCAGTGCTCGCCGAGGTTCTGCGGGAGGTACCAGCTGTCCGCCATGATGGCGTTCTTGTCCTGGTTCCTCACGGCCGCTTCGGCGATCTTCAACTTCTGGTTCGTCGCCTCCCTGTGA
- the LOC120649641 gene encoding cold-regulated 413 plasma membrane protein 1-like translates to MAKGFASYLAMKTGPEAGDSSAAVQALIDADLREIGVAARKLANHAFVLGGGLDFGTSFLKWLAFVAAVYLLILDRTNWKTNMMTALLVPYVFFTLPHVLFSLIRGEVGKWIAIVAVILRLFFPRHFPDWLELPGAIILLSVVAPSLFADTFRGDLVGIFICLAIGCYLLSEHIKASGGFRNAFRKGNGVSNSIGILLLFIYPVWALVLTLL, encoded by the exons ATGGCGAAGGGGTTCGCGTCGTACCTGGCGATGAAGACGGGCCCGGAGGCCGGGGACTcgtcggcggcggtgcaggcgcTCATCGACGCCGACCTGCGGGAGATCGGCGTCGCCGCGCGGAAGCTCGCCAACCACGCCTtcgtcctcggcggcgggcTCGACTTCGGCACCTCCTTCCTCAAGTGGCTTGCCTTCGTCGCCGCAGT GTACCTCTTGATATTGGACCGCACAAACTGGAAGACCAACATGATGACGGCTCTCTTGGTTCCCTATGTTTTCTTCACACTACCTCATGTGCTTTTCTCTCTGATAAG AGGAGAGGTAGGAAAATGGATTGCAATTGTTGCAGTTATTCTGCGGCTCTTCTTCCCACGCCACTTCCCAG ATTGGTTAGAGCTGCCCGGCGCCATCATCCTGCTCTCAGTTGTCGCCCCCAGCCTCTTTGCGGACACCTTCAGGGGTGACCTGGTCGGCATCTTCATATGCCTTGCGATCGGATGCTACCTGCTTTCAGAGCACATCAAGGCGTCGGGTGGGTTCAGGAATGCCTTCAGGAAGGGCAATGGCGTGTCAAACAGCATCGGCATCCTCCTGCTCTTCATCTACCCTGTTTGGGCCCTGGTGCTGACCCTCCTGTAG
- the LOC120648486 gene encoding xyloglucan galactosyltransferase KATAMARI1 homolog encodes MERVGAHGGKRWLPRLLLLAALSWLLMVYLHAAVFHAPAVRSPPHTSLVAVASDCEDCRRFLLRQEEQLKKIASASSSASASALPAAAGEDRRRPRTVGGGDACRGRYVYMHDLPPRFNADIIRNCRKTEDHWADMCRFLRNDGLGRPLADRIDGVIKSEAGWYDTHQFALDAIFHNRMKQYECLTTDSAEASAVFVPFYAGFDFVRYHWGYDNATRDAASVDLTEWLMARPEWRRMGGRDHFLVAGRTGWDFRRSNNVDPDWGNDLLVMPAGRNMSVLVLESAMLHGSDYPVPYPTYFHPRSDADVLRWQDRVRAQRRTWLMAFVGAPRPDVPINIRVRDHVIAQCKATGACTMLGCARATGSTQCHTPGNIMRLFQKTVFCLQPPGDTCTRRSAFDSMVAGCIPVFFHTGSAYKQYRWHLPGDHHKYSVYIPDADVRQRNVSIEAVLRAIPPATVERMREEVIRLIPRVLYADPRSRLETLKDAVDIAVEGILHTVARIREGEYVDSGGPVTEDPPNLFSSTESRFRPKQSVQAAEINSSVVGVPRKTSAE; translated from the coding sequence atggAGAGGGTCGGCGCCCACGGCGGCAAGCGGTGGCTGccacgcctcctcctgctcgccgccctCTCGTGGCTCCTGATGGTCTACCTCCACGCCGCCGTGTTCCACGCCCCGGCCGTAAGATCCCCGCCGCACACGTccctcgtcgccgtcgcgtcGGACTGCGAGGACTGCCggcgcttcctcctccggcagGAAGAGCAGCTCAAGAAGATCGCGtccgcgtcctcctccgccagcgCCAGCGCGCTCCCGGCGGCCGCAGGGGAGGATCGGCGGCGCCCGCGCACCGTCGGCGGGGGCGACGCCTGCCGGGGGCGGTACGTGTACATGCACGACTTGCCGCCGCGGTTCAACGCCGACATCATCCGCAACTGCCGCAAGACCGAGGACCACTGGGCGGACATGTGCCGGTTCCTGAGGAACGACGGCCTCGGCCGGCCGCTCGCCGACCGCATCGACGGCGTCATCAAGAGCGAGGCCGGGTGGTACGACACGCACCAGTTCGCCCTCGACGCCATCTTCCACAACCGGATGAAGCAGTACGAGTGCCTGACCACCGACTCCGCCGAGGCCTCCGCCGTGTTCGTCCCCTTTTACGCCGGCTTCGACTTCGTCCGCTACCACTGGGGCTACGACAACGCCACCCGGGACGCCGCGTCGGTGGACCTGACGGAGTGGCTCATGGCGCGCCCCGAGTGGCGGCGCATGGGCGGGCGCGACCACTTCCTCGTCGCCGGGCGGACGGGGTGGGATTTCCGCAGGAGCAACAACGTCGACCCGGACTGGGGCAACGACCTCCTCGTCATGCCCGCCGGCCGGAACATGTCGGTGCTCGTGCTCGAGTCCGCGATGCTGCACGGCAGCGACTACCCCGTGCCGTACCCGACCTACTTCCACCCCAGGTCGGACGCCGACGTGCTCCGGTGGCAGGACAGGGTGCGCGCCCAGCGGCGGACGTGGCTCATGGCGTTCGTGGGCGCGCCGCGGCCCGACGTCCCCATCAACATCCGGGTCCGGGACCACGTCATCGCGCAGTGCAAGGCGACCGGCGCCTGCACCATGCTGGGGTGCGCGCGCGCCACCGGGAGCACCCAGTGCCACACCCCCGGCAACATCATGCGCCTGTTCCAGAAGACCGTCTTCTGCCTGCAGCCGCCCGGCGACACCTGCACGCGGCGGTCGGCGTTCGACTCCATGGTGGCCGGCTGCATCCCGGTGTTCTTCCACACGGGGTCGGCGTACAAGCAGTACCGGTGGCACCTCCCCGGCGACCACCACAAGTACTCGGTGTACATCCCGGACGCCGACGTCCGGCAGCGCAACGTGAGCATCGAGGCCGTCCTCCGGGCGATCCCTCCGGCCACGGTGGAGCGGATGCGGGAGGAGGTGATCAGGCTCATCCCGAGGGTTTTGTACGCGGACCCCAGGTCGAGGCTGGAGACTCTCAAGGACGCGGTGGACATCGCCGTCGAGGGGATCCTCCACACGGTGGCGCGGATCAGGGAGGGCGAGTACGTCGACAGCGGCGGCCCGGTCACCGAGGACCCTCCGAACCTCTTCTCTTCGACGGAGTCGAGATTCCGGCCGAAACAATCGGTGCAGGCGGCCGAGATCAATAGCTCTGTCGTCGGCGTGCCCAGGAAAACAAGTGCAGAATAG